AGCGAGAAATAACGGGCAAGGGGGTGACTCAGCCCAAGCCATGGAAAAGTCCCGATCTTTGGAATTCAACTGTCTCTTCCTTTcacctccttccctccaccccacccccatctccctTGGGAAAGGGGATGGGGCAGTGGTGGCGTTGTTCCCTACTCCCGAGGGCTGAAAGACAGACACCTACGGAGGCTGCGCTGGCTGCCGGAGAGATGGAGGTAAGGGGATGGGAAAGGCTCTCAGGTGGTGCGCCCGAATGCGAGCGCCCGGACCAAGCTCTTGCGAGTCCTCAAGGTTTGAAAATCGCGCCCTCCGGCGTTTGGAAATGGTGGTCCGGCTTCTGTCCAGAGACTTAGAGGCGGCTTATCGCAAAACAAACATTCATGGATCATGGGGAATCAATTTTCTgccattaacattttttaaaaagcacatttaaaaaaaaaaaggtctttgcACCCCACTGTGGGTTGCCCTCGGCAGTTGAATAtctatcctcctcctccttctggcTGGGGCTGGAGGTGGGGGAAGATAGGGGGAGGGATGTCTTCCTCCCCGGGATATTGGAGCCCGACGCCGAAGTGGGTGGCCTTATTCTCTCCTTTATGTTCGCTTACACAATAGTAATAACTCCCATGTATATACGGGGCTTTCAGGGTTTTCTCACTACAGACCCGTGAGGTAAGTATTGTAAATATTAtgcctcttttacagatgagaaaactaagtctcGGAGATGGGAAGTggtttgtccaagatcataaaATTAGTAAGTATTAGCAACATTCCAAGCACAGCGTGTTTTCCACCATATTCCATTGGCTGACCCCAAATATCCAGTGCGCTCTATTCATCCCTCCTCCCATTTCCCATttccagaaagaagagaaagagacccAATCTGAAACCTTGTGCATTTACTGacaagaattcttttcttcattggcttCTATGTACAACGATTCCCACAAGATGTGTGGGGGCTGGGTGCAAGGGGATGGAGGAAAGCTCAGTAGGACTTGATGGTGCCCTAGGCACAGCCTTGGCAAAGATCTGGCACCCGTGCAGAGCTGGCACTCTGGGatgctgctccattccccctcttcccagcccccaaggacatttttttgccTGTTCCGCTCCTCTGTCCAGACTCCCAAAGCAAGCATTTTCTCCCCCAACTCTCTGGTAATGGGGgtaggagggaaggggggggtggTTCACAGTTTGAATTTGCCCTTTGGGCACTCGAACTCAAGGCTTGCCAATGAGTCAGGGGAAAGCAATAGGACTGGCTTTAAGTAGAAAAAACCACTTCCTTACTGTGTGCCCAAGGAAAATGCTCCTAATATCTCTGGGCCCTAATTTTCTTTGGTTGGTGGCTGTTCATTGGGGATCATAATACTACTACTGATCTATTATGATGGCCTCAATAGACAAGGGTGAGAatgggtgaaagaaagaaaatctttgaGAATAAGTACTCCCCTGGCACCAGTTGCTTGTAATCTCCCTCTTCTGGGTCCTTCCTGCCTCCATCCCATTCACATAACTTCCTGGCATGTTGAACCCCTTTTGATTCCTTTCTTGGGTTCAGACTTTACATATACTTCACCCTCTTCCAAATTAGGGCCATTCAGTAAAGCAATTTGAATGAGGGCTCTCCCTAAAACTAGATTCTCCATCCCTACCCTTCAATGGAGCAGTTCAGGGAAAGTTCTCTCAGCTTTTGATGTAAACTCATGCCAAGGCCAGATCAGAAGCTTTCCAAAATGAATGTTCTCCAGTTCCTAGTTTCAaaattgcctcagtttttcctctgtccACTACTATTCACATGGCTattgggacaaattgttctcatctaccccttCTACtgaggggaagtcttcacatgcttggggtagacatccccctaactcccCAATGCATTTGAGGTCTGTTAGTTACCCTCATCTTGGTCTAGCCGGACTGCCAAGAGGATTTTACTGGGGTGTAGACATGGTGCATGCTATAGATTTTTGGAGTCACAGGCAGGAGCTGGGTGACTGGCGGACATCAAAGGGGGAAAGGAGCCTTAAAAAAAGGGTCCAGCAAGACAGAGATGCTAATTTTCCCTGAATACCCTGCATATCCTATGTGATCCTCAATGTAATAAGGAACTACTGAAATTGATTGAATGGGAGGATTTTATTAAGCCAGTGCTTTAAGAAGGATACTTTAGCTtttgaggatggattggagagggtcAGAGACCAATTACAAGGGTATTGTATTAGTCCAggagagaggtgatgagggtctggaCTAAAATGGTGGCTATGTGAATGGAGAGATAGTATGAGTTACAAAAATGACGAGATTTGACAACAGATTTGGTGTGTAGGGTGAATTGGAGTGAGCTGAGGATGCCATCATGGTTGTGACTGTGGATGACTGGGACAATAAAAACTTCTTTGATCTGAAGAAATAACTAATTTGACACTTATATAACTATGTAGGTTCAAGGGTGGTATTATACAGCCagtaatctggtttgggaagggtataccagcccagggcaggcagagtcagaccctgagctaataaacacaGACACTATATAATAACAGGACAGTTTGGTTTAATAACTAAGGAGAGGTGAAAAGGGTTTGGGATATCTAAGCTAAAGAACATAAATAAACCCCCCAAAACAAGCTGATAACTTCAGAAAGATGGTATCTGTACTGTCAGTTATCTCTCTACCTAAAGGTCCCAGTTCCTATAATATAATACAGTTCTCTAACCCAAATTTCCCCTTTGGATGGTGATAAAGGTAGTAGTTTGGAAGGCAAGCTGGAATAGGGCTCAAAGGGTGGGTCTCACTGACAGATGGCTTTAGGTGTCTTCAGCAGCTCTGTAGGAATATCTCAGTCAGTCCAAGGATACACAGGAACAGGTTGGATCATAAGGAAAGCCACAGTAGAGAGAATATCTATCTCTCTAGGTCCATCCTAGAAGACTGGACAATTACTCAACCTCCTGCCTGCTCAACTGTCTCGTAAAAGAAGCAACAGACCTTCCacttctccagagttctggaatCTTCCTGCTTCTGCCCTTGCAGGATCTCCtgctccttcctttccttataacAGATAGAAATAGGAAAGCTGTGAAAAGGGAGGAGTTtgtggagaaaaagaatgagttctgttttggacatgctaAGTTTTAGATGATTATAGGATGAAGGTCCAATTTGATGTCTACAGTCATTGATGTGGGTCTCTAGCTTGGGGCTAAAAATGTAACTCTGGGACAGAACCCATTGGAACTGGAATTCATGTGAAATACtataaaggcaaaagagaagacAATCCAGGACAGAACCTTGAGGAACAACAAAGTACTTCTCTTCTAGTTAGAGCAAATGTCAGTAATGATTTTTTGGCCGtcatttgttgttattattattatttattattccttaCTCCCTGCACATCTCATCTCATATAAGCACACACTTCCATTGTCTAAAGGAGTGGATAGAGCCCAAGTTGGGGCAGTGAGACCTCACACCTGGATTGTACTTATCTGGCCTTTATCCACTGATGGTCTATTCAAGTGGTATAGCTGACCTACCTCCTGCCCCTCCCTTGTCCTTACCAGCCTTTCTCCCTTGACTCtgctttgtgctttttttttttccttctggaagCCATTAagttgaagaatttttaaaaaatgaaacaaagcaaaaaaacaaaaacacacacaaaaaaacaagcaaaactagaggaagatagagaaaaggaGTCTGAGGAGAGTTTatacaggtaggaggagaactaaGAGAGACCAATATCTTAGAAATCTAAAGAAGAGAGAGTAAACAGGAAGAGAGGGTGGTTGATGGACTGTATCAAAGGTTCAGAGACATCAAGAAAGATGAAAATTGAGGAAAAGTCATTAGGATTGGcagttaagagatcactggtaactttggagtgGGAAGTTTCATTTGAACAGTGAGGTTGGAAGTCATATTTGTAGAGGATttgggcaagatttgaacttatgccTTACCAACTCCAATTCTATCACTGTGTCTACTGCATCATGATGTCTGGATTCACTTAGATTGCCTAGTAGTATGatcatgaacaaatcacttaaactcatggatctttattttcttcatctgtaaaatgggaagggggaaaatgaagctaggtggtacagtgggatAGAGTGCTAGAACCAGAggcatcttcctgaattcatatatggcctcagaaacttattaattGTAtgctctgggtaagtcacttgattctctttgcctctctgttttcttatttgtaaaatgaactggagaaggagagGGCAAAtaactctagtttctttgccaagaaaacctcagatggggtcacaaagagtcagtcagtcactactgaaacgactgaacaacaacaagggaTTAATAATATTTATGCTTTCCACTTTACTGGAAGAACAATTCTAAAATCTGTGTTATTATTTGTCAAGGGGTCCCAGAAGTATAAGAAGAATGAAGTATGGTAGGAAGGATGAGACAAAACACCTGTGCGGGGTCAGGAGGGTTAGAGGCACTGATAGCAACCAAAAGCACTTTATTGAAAATTACATCTACTTTTATGGAGGAGGGGCAAGCTGAGAGTTTAGGTAAGCTTTCACATACACAAGGAAAGGTAATGATCAATTAATGATTTtcaaggtggtacaatggatttgGTTTATCTCATTGAATCTAGTCAGAGTATTCTATAGGCTAATAAATCAATATGCCAATATGTAACCACCTAACCCAGGTTCTCAGAGAATCAGTAGTTTTGTAAGAACATTCAGTTACAGTGGGAGGAGTGGAAAGGAGGGGAGATTTGGGGCCTCAGGTGAGGAGTGAGCTATGCATCTAACTTCAGCTGAGCTATGGCCTCAGTTTTTCTGAGGGTCTGTATTTCCTAGAGCTTTGCTCCATGGATCTCAGGTTTTGCCcactacaattattattattgtttgttaCCACTTGCATGAAATATTgtaataaatgcctttttataGATATTTCTCTTGCCACTCTATCCTTCATATGGAAGCCTGATCTGGTCAGACATCTGATGGTCATGTTGAAAATCTTCAGGGGCTCTTTACTGCCTACAAGATAAAGTTCAAACTCTTTTGCTTAACTCCAGCCTGTCTCATGCTATTTCCCACCACAAATTCTGCTGCTCCAGCCAAATGCAACTGACCCTAGAAACTCATGTTGTGCTCCTGTGCCCCCAACCTTTTGACCATACTATTTTTATGTCTGGACtgtcttcctggttctgttgAAATCCTACTTATTATCCATAAAAAGCCCATCTCAAGCTGCCTCTTCACAAACCCTTCTCTGATTCCACACAgggaataataaattttattcctCCTCACTGTggcccttttctttttattcctttggaaTGGGGCAACTCTATTCCTGTTTTTCTCCCCCTTTTGGCTCTCAttccattggaaaagaaagataaataaaactcCTGTAACAAGTCTACATGGCGGAGCAAAATAAGTCCTTGCATGAGCTCTATCCAGAAATGTAAATGCCATTCTATGCTTTAAGTCCTTCACCTCTCTAGCTAGCAGGAGGTGGGTGATGTGTTCCATCAATGGCCCTTCTGGAACCTTGGCTTGTCGTATTAGGAGAAtacattttctctccttgaaGCTCATACCTCTCTAATCCATTTATCATGCCTTTTTGGAGTTCTATGTCATCAATATGCCAAAGCCTGCTACTAGATGAtgagctccttgtgggcagggactaGTGTCTTATCAAAATTTTGTTTCTCCCCCTAGAGCTTGGCACCATTTTGAAATTGAATGACCATCACCATACCAAGTGTACATGCAGGCAAAATGTGAACTTTTCTTAGCACACAGGCATGCAGACACGGTAagtcaaacacacacacacacacacataatttcaCACAGGTAAGATGTCTATATGTATGCATTCACAAATTCAAAATTGCATTCAAATTAATGAATTTTTGAATGATGATATatgataataaaattgaatgcaAAAAtggattaatatatatatatatatattcacgcTGAGCAACATTCACAAGAGATGGGGTAGTAGTTGTAAACTGGGGGATTCAAACATTTTATTGAGTCTAGATACAGAAAATATTTACAATGCGGGAAGAGACATGCCAAGTTTTGCCTCTTAGCAGGGATGGGCTATGGGGAAAAGGGCAAGGGCAGGCACAGGGACCAGAGTCAGGTCCCAAGGTTGGGGAGGGGACAAAACTGGGAAGACCTTTCCCAGGAAGGACTGGGTCAATCCCTCACTCCTCTACCTCACTCTGGGAAGTCATATAACAATTCTGCAGCTCCAGGACTTGAGAGCATGGATAGAAAAATCAAAGCATAAAAGAGGATGTCTCTGGGTTGAGCCAGGCAGACATGGAACAAGAACCAGAAGTCACATCTGGTTCTTTTCTATGATGTGGAAATTGTGACTCAGATCCTAAAAGGAAGGCAATGATGGGACTAGGGGACAATGGAGTCTTTGAGGCTATCACTGGGTAGCTGTTCTTTGGGGGCCTGTGGTCCTGGGCTCAGTCCTGGAAGGGAagaatagagagggagaaggtgAGGAGAGCCTGGACTATAGCTACTCTCTACACAATCCACCTTTTCCCATTTTGAACCCCTCTGCCTCCACCCAAagccctctctccctcacctcttgCAGCCTCTGGTGTCTCGGCCTTTCTTGCCTGACTTGGAGGATCCTTTATCCTTTTTGCAAGGATTCTTGCGGGGTTTTGGCAGGGTTCCTCCATGCTCGTCAAGCCGCTTCACCAGGTCTTGTACCCATTGCACGGTGGGGTCAGCACACAGATCTGCCTGTGATTTTTTCCAAGGACTAAATCTGTAGGGAACACATTCAACAGAGATGAGCCCAGAACTCAGTTCATGATCTACCCCTTTCAATATAGTTCCTCTCTCCAGTCATGTCTAAGGGGCTTACCAAATCTAGACCCTTATACCCTTCCCTCTGGTCCCTCTCCCCATTATTGTTCCCTTAGCCTTGTCCTCACATTATGGCGGGGATGGAGCATCCCTGGTTGAGTTCCTGCCGCCTGTAGGTTCGGACAATAGAGGCTGGAATCTTCTTCTGACTGTACTTGAGGCAGCAGTCGAGAGCTCCACTGTCACTACCTGAAGGGTAAATGGAGACACAAGAGTCCAGGAGTTGGGGTAGAGGGGAAACACTCCAATATGGCCAAAAACTGTGGTCTAtgcttctttgtttccttctacTCCAGGAGTTTGTATGCAGTTGAGGAGAGGTTTGGGAGGCTCTCTGAGTAATGGCCCTTGCCTAGAAGGTTCCCTCTCCTTGGGGATCTCCCCTCTGTTCAGACTGAAGCCTTCCTCCTTTCCCAACTTCCCTAAGTCCCTGCTTGGCTGCTGAAACACTTTGTCTTGCTCACTCAGTACCTTGGATGCCTCTGCTGCCGACAGTGAGGACCAGGAAGGCCAGCATCAGAGCCAGCGCCATGGAGGACAAGCACCAAGTTTTGGAGCTGGGAATGGAGAGCAGGAGCAGGAGGTCAGGAGGCGGAGAGCCAGATGCTGGGAGTTGGAGGTGGGAGCTAGAGGTTTAGTGTGTGGGCTGTGCAGGCTCCCACTCCCTATTTATCAGGTCCCATCACTTTCACTTCCCCTTGGCACCCTgccctttgtatccctagcagcTGTAAGGATGGggatctcccttcctccttcctggaAGGCTATTCCCTGCCCCTACCCCTACCTTGGCTCTCAGCCTCTCTTCTAACCCCTTCTATCTGGAGTTGAAGGGGAGATGGGGGTTAGTTTGGGGAGCTCTCCAGTGATCTAGGGGGTAGGACgagagaaaaatgataaaattgcTAAAGCTGTTTTGGTGGAGAGATGGAGCAATTCCTCTTCTATCTGCTCCTTTCAAGTGATTTATTGACTAGACTTCATCTATCAGTGAGGAAAGCTTCTGTGATAAACATTAAGAGGGGCTGAGGACTAAATGGGTTCTCCCTGCCAAGGTAGCTTGgcattaccttttgtcttagagtagATAAGAAGACTAGGCtttaaggcacaagagtggtaagggctagacaattggggttaagtgatttggccagggtcacacagctaggaaatttctgaggccagatttgaagtcaggtcctcctgattcctgTCACTCCATCCAGCATGATACCCAGTTGCCCCTAGGTTGTATTTTAAAAGAGCTAAAACTAGTCAAAAAGGTCCAATAGAGGAAAagatctttccttttaaaaaaccatgagggggcagctgggtggctcagtagattgagagcctggcccagaggtgaaggtcctaggttcaaatctggcatcagacacttcctagctatgtgaccttgggcaagtcacttgaaccccattgcttaacccttaccactcttctaccttagaaccaattcttggttctaagatggaaggtaaggcttaaaaaagaaacaaacatgagcCTGACAAATATTAACAAACATGAATATTTCCACATACAAGGAAGAATAGAAGATATGTTGAGTATGACTGAATCTCTATTACATCCAGCTCAGTAAAGTGTGTGTTATGTTTAGCATGCCAATGCCAATACTGCTCTTCTTGTTTGTGGAcccttctgaattttcttctccTCACTTCTGTGTATTAAAGAACCCTTTTATTGGTACCACaactctccccttttcccctctccccaaagcCCTTCTAATAAGGATAGTCAAACAACACAAAGCCATACACTGGCCGTGTCAATAAACGTATCAGTTGGTCCCTCTTGTTCATCACCTCTGCTAACAGTTGGTGAGAAGCATGTTGAAGTTATCCCTGGTCACTCTATAGATGAATTCtt
The window above is part of the Monodelphis domestica isolate mMonDom1 chromosome 7, mMonDom1.pri, whole genome shotgun sequence genome. Proteins encoded here:
- the CCL21 gene encoding C-C motif chemokine 21, translating into MALALMLAFLVLTVGSRGIQGSDSGALDCCLKYSQKKIPASIVRTYRRQELNQGCSIPAIIFSPWKKSQADLCADPTVQWVQDLVKRLDEHGGTLPKPRKNPCKKDKGSSKSGKKGRDTRGCKRTEPRTTGPQRTATQ